One region of Microbacterium sufflavum genomic DNA includes:
- a CDS encoding FMN reductase: protein MTTRRIAVVSAGLSNPSSTRMLADRLAAETVKALAERDIQATVDVIELRDYAHDITNNLLTGFAPPALETAINTVVSADALIAVTPIFSTSYSGLFKSFIDVLDPDALTGKPVLIGANAGTPRHSLAIDYAIRPLFAYLHAEAVSTGVFAASSDWGGAGDDVAPLAKRVEKGARELAEAVARREAATVVDPYDPATYLGEGRSFGHMLGGLAGE, encoded by the coding sequence ATGACCACGCGTCGCATCGCCGTCGTCTCGGCCGGCCTGTCGAACCCCTCGTCCACGCGGATGCTGGCCGACCGGCTCGCCGCCGAGACCGTCAAGGCGCTCGCCGAGCGCGACATCCAGGCCACGGTCGACGTGATCGAGCTGCGTGACTACGCGCACGACATCACCAACAACCTGCTCACGGGCTTCGCGCCGCCCGCCCTGGAGACCGCGATCAACACGGTCGTCTCGGCGGACGCGCTGATCGCCGTGACCCCGATCTTCTCGACCAGCTACTCCGGCCTGTTCAAGTCGTTCATCGACGTGCTCGACCCGGACGCGCTGACCGGGAAGCCCGTGCTGATCGGCGCCAACGCGGGCACCCCGCGGCACTCGCTCGCAATCGACTACGCGATCCGCCCGCTGTTCGCCTACCTGCACGCGGAGGCCGTGTCGACCGGCGTGTTCGCGGCGTCCAGCGACTGGGGCGGCGCGGGCGACGACGTGGCCCCGCTCGCCAAGCGCGTCGAGAAGGGTGCCAGGGAGCTGGCCGAGGCTGTCGCCCGCCGCGAGGCGGCCACGGTCGTCGACCCGTACGACCCGGCGACCTATCTCGGTGAGGGTCGATCGTTCGGACACATGCTCGGCGGTCTCGCGGGCGAGTGA
- a CDS encoding response regulator, which translates to MIRVLLVDDDPLTLELHRTYLARLDGFAVAGECTGARAALTAVRERPGAGAFDLMLLDVTMPDGSGLEVLRALRASGAALDVIAITGVRDAETVRQMAALGVFHYLVKPFAFAVFQERLEQYRAYRAQAHGTTGPATQAEIDALLSRSTGAIVLPKGLSATSLERVTAELRARGPLSAREAAERLGLSRVAVRRYLEHLVVEGVAVRGARYGTRGRPETEYTWRRGPAGR; encoded by the coding sequence GTGATCCGCGTCCTGCTGGTCGACGACGACCCGTTGACCCTCGAGCTGCATCGCACCTACCTCGCGCGGCTGGACGGCTTCGCGGTGGCCGGTGAGTGCACGGGAGCGCGCGCGGCTCTCACGGCCGTGCGCGAGCGACCCGGCGCTGGCGCGTTCGATCTGATGCTGCTCGACGTGACGATGCCGGACGGATCCGGACTGGAGGTGCTGCGCGCGCTCCGCGCGAGCGGTGCGGCGCTGGACGTGATCGCGATCACCGGCGTGCGCGACGCGGAGACCGTGCGGCAGATGGCGGCACTCGGCGTCTTCCACTACCTCGTGAAGCCGTTCGCGTTTGCGGTGTTCCAGGAGCGGCTGGAGCAGTACCGGGCGTATCGTGCCCAGGCGCACGGGACGACGGGCCCGGCGACGCAGGCGGAGATCGACGCGCTGCTGAGTCGGTCGACCGGAGCCATCGTCCTGCCGAAGGGGCTGTCGGCGACCTCGCTGGAGCGCGTGACGGCGGAGCTGCGCGCCCGCGGACCGCTCTCCGCGCGCGAGGCCGCCGAGCGACTCGGACTGTCACGCGTGGCCGTGCGCCGCTACCTCGAGCACCTGGTCGTCGAGGGCGTGGCGGTGCGCGGTGCCCGCTACGGGACGCGCGGTCGACCCGAGACCGAGTACACCTGGCGGCGGGGACCGGCTGGGCGGTGA
- a CDS encoding sensor histidine kinase, with translation MAHASPGRSAASRVFAALVVTAVVVGALVALFLVVEAQRAVRSEAERLTAATAAALASAPDVVALLTRGDTASASASLEPYALEVIDRAGLDFVTIMTPEGLRLTHPDPTQIGAPYLGTVPSTPRVLTEEFRGTLGPSVRTIVPVVDDDGTLVGWVATGVTTETISETLVRRLPLSLAITAGLVLLGVGGALLARRVTRRFAGDLPPGELRDAVSSYESVRTLGEALRAQTHEHGNRMHAAVALLELDRRDEAIEILTQTSRQSQSLVDQVTARQHGDPAVGALLLGKAAQARERGIDWRMDIAPDTPRTPLAPVDAVAVLGNLVDNAMDAAAESADRWVRVSLRRGDRGGIVLEVADSGPGIPVDQRERIFAQGYTTKPAGPHGRGIGLALVRSVVREAGGDVTVAGPPTVFRVTLPSASSRGSRS, from the coding sequence ATGGCGCACGCCTCCCCAGGCCGCAGCGCCGCGTCGCGGGTATTCGCGGCGCTCGTGGTGACCGCCGTGGTCGTCGGCGCGCTCGTCGCGCTGTTCCTCGTGGTGGAGGCGCAGCGTGCCGTCCGCTCCGAGGCCGAACGGCTCACCGCCGCCACAGCCGCCGCCCTCGCCTCCGCACCGGACGTGGTCGCACTGCTCACCCGCGGCGATACGGCGAGCGCCAGCGCGTCGCTCGAACCGTACGCGCTGGAGGTCATCGACAGGGCGGGGTTGGACTTCGTCACGATCATGACGCCGGAGGGTCTGCGCCTCACCCATCCCGATCCGACTCAGATCGGTGCGCCGTACCTCGGGACGGTCCCGTCCACCCCGCGCGTGCTCACCGAGGAGTTCCGCGGCACGCTCGGTCCGTCCGTGCGGACGATCGTCCCTGTTGTCGATGATGACGGCACCCTGGTGGGCTGGGTCGCCACGGGGGTGACGACCGAGACCATCTCCGAGACCCTGGTGCGGCGGTTGCCGCTGTCGCTCGCCATCACGGCGGGACTGGTGCTGCTCGGGGTGGGCGGTGCCCTGCTCGCCCGTCGGGTGACGCGGCGGTTCGCGGGCGACCTGCCGCCCGGGGAGCTGCGCGACGCGGTCTCCTCCTATGAGTCGGTGCGCACCCTCGGCGAAGCGCTGCGGGCGCAGACGCACGAGCACGGCAACCGCATGCACGCGGCGGTGGCGCTGCTCGAACTCGACCGCCGCGACGAGGCGATCGAGATCCTCACGCAGACGTCCAGGCAGAGCCAGTCCCTCGTGGACCAGGTCACGGCGCGGCAGCACGGCGACCCCGCGGTGGGCGCACTGCTGCTGGGCAAGGCCGCACAGGCGCGCGAGCGCGGCATCGACTGGCGGATGGACATCGCCCCGGACACCCCGCGCACCCCGCTGGCGCCCGTCGACGCGGTGGCCGTGCTCGGGAATCTGGTCGACAACGCGATGGATGCCGCGGCGGAATCCGCAGACCGCTGGGTGCGGGTGTCGCTGCGGCGCGGCGATCGCGGCGGCATCGTGCTGGAGGTGGCGGACAGCGGCCCGGGGATCCCGGTCGATCAGCGGGAGCGGATCTTCGCCCAGGGGTATACGACGAAGCCCGCGGGGCCGCACGGGCGCGGCATCGGGCTGGCCCTCGTCCGCTCCGTCGTGAGGGAGGCCGGCGGGGACGTGACCGTGGCGGGCCCGCCGACGGTGTTCCGGGTGACCCTCCCGTCGGCATCGTCACGCGGGAGCAGGTCGTGA
- a CDS encoding cation:dicarboxylate symporter family transporter, producing the protein MALTTGFSLPRFHWRRGKHAWDRHTWLYVSVIIAVVLGAVVGLVWPEVGRGFEPLGTGFVALIKMMIAPIIFCTIVVGVGSIAKAATVGKIGGLALLYFMVMSTFALAIGLIVGNIVHPGSGLDMANASYQTETTEATTTQEFLLGIIPATFFSAFTGESVLQVLFIALLTGFALQGLGERGAPIMEAVKQLQKLVFRILGMILWLAPIGAFGAIAAVVGKTGVAAIWSLGILMVAFYITCIVFILVVLGTLLWAVTRVNILSLMKYLAREYLLIVGTSSSESALPRLIAKMEHIGVSKPVVGITVPTGYSFNLDGTAIYLTMASLFIATGMGQPMSIGEQIGLLVFMIIASKGAAGVTGAGLATLAGGLQAYRPDLVDGVGVIVGIDRFMSEGRALTNFTGNAVATLLIGTWTRQIDRDRVRRVLSGELPFDESRLDGVDAHAAPHPQATDVQGLHEAAVTEMSAKEERARNRALGG; encoded by the coding sequence ATGGCGCTCACGACGGGATTCTCCCTTCCCCGGTTCCACTGGCGGCGAGGCAAGCACGCCTGGGACCGCCACACCTGGCTGTACGTCTCGGTGATCATCGCGGTGGTGCTCGGCGCGGTCGTCGGGCTGGTCTGGCCGGAGGTCGGACGCGGGTTCGAGCCGCTGGGCACGGGATTCGTCGCGCTGATCAAGATGATGATCGCGCCGATCATCTTCTGCACGATCGTGGTCGGTGTCGGTTCGATCGCGAAGGCGGCGACGGTCGGGAAGATCGGCGGTCTCGCGCTGCTCTACTTCATGGTCATGTCGACCTTCGCGCTCGCGATCGGCCTGATCGTGGGGAACATCGTCCACCCCGGCTCCGGGCTCGACATGGCGAACGCCAGCTATCAGACGGAGACCACGGAGGCCACGACGACGCAGGAGTTCCTGCTCGGGATCATCCCCGCGACGTTCTTCTCCGCCTTCACGGGCGAGAGCGTGCTGCAGGTCCTCTTCATCGCCCTGCTCACCGGGTTCGCGCTGCAGGGGCTGGGTGAGCGCGGAGCCCCGATCATGGAGGCGGTCAAGCAGCTGCAGAAGCTCGTGTTCCGGATCCTCGGCATGATCCTGTGGCTGGCCCCCATCGGCGCCTTCGGGGCGATCGCGGCCGTCGTGGGCAAGACGGGGGTGGCCGCGATCTGGAGCCTCGGGATCCTGATGGTGGCGTTCTACATCACCTGCATCGTCTTCATCCTCGTGGTGCTGGGGACGCTCCTGTGGGCGGTCACCAGGGTCAACATCCTGTCGCTCATGAAGTACCTGGCCAGGGAGTACCTGCTGATCGTCGGCACGTCGTCGTCGGAGTCCGCGCTGCCGCGCCTGATCGCGAAGATGGAGCACATCGGGGTCTCCAAGCCCGTCGTCGGCATCACCGTGCCCACCGGCTACTCGTTCAACCTCGACGGCACCGCGATCTACCTCACGATGGCGTCGCTGTTCATCGCGACCGGGATGGGCCAGCCCATGTCGATCGGGGAGCAGATCGGCCTGCTGGTGTTCATGATCATCGCGAGCAAGGGGGCGGCGGGCGTCACGGGAGCGGGCCTGGCGACGCTGGCCGGCGGGCTGCAGGCGTACCGGCCCGACCTCGTCGACGGCGTCGGCGTCATCGTCGGCATCGACCGGTTCATGTCCGAGGGGCGGGCGCTGACGAACTTCACCGGCAACGCGGTCGCCACGCTGCTGATCGGCACCTGGACCAGGCAGATCGACCGCGACCGCGTACGCCGGGTCCTGAGCGGCGAGCTGCCGTTCGACGAATCACGACTCGACGGGGTGGACGCCCACGCGGCGCCGCACCCGCAGGCCACCGACGTCCAGGGACTGCACGAGGCCGCCGTCACCGAGATGTCCGCGAAGGAGGAGCGCGCGCGCAACCGGGCCCTCGGCGGATGA
- a CDS encoding DUF5302 domain-containing protein, whose translation MSTEEGASSSEDMKRKFKEALEKKNAHHRQGEAHLDGDSAVHAANAPQTRREFRRKSG comes from the coding sequence ATGAGCACCGAAGAAGGCGCCTCCTCCTCGGAGGACATGAAGCGCAAGTTCAAGGAAGCGCTCGAGAAGAAGAACGCGCACCACCGGCAGGGCGAGGCCCACCTCGACGGCGACTCCGCCGTCCACGCCGCCAACGCCCCGCAGACGCGACGCGAGTTCCGACGCAAGAGCGGTTGA
- a CDS encoding DedA family protein, translating into MPTDLFADALASPWSLVVMSLLVLGDAFVVVIPGEIAVTALGALAVTTGSPPLWAVVLCAAAAAAVGDACCYLIGRLVGTRRWRWMRAPRVWQALDGARRRLDRGAATVLFTARFVPFARLAVNLVAGASRVRPLRYFPLVVVAATGWAVYQAAVGALIAAVLPGGPLVAVPVSIVVAVALGLAVDRVAARRRGRLPARDDGALGSGA; encoded by the coding sequence GTGCCGACCGATCTGTTCGCCGACGCGCTCGCGAGCCCGTGGAGCCTCGTGGTCATGAGCCTGCTCGTACTGGGTGACGCGTTCGTCGTCGTGATCCCCGGCGAGATCGCGGTGACGGCACTCGGCGCACTGGCCGTCACGACGGGCAGTCCTCCGCTCTGGGCCGTGGTTCTGTGCGCCGCCGCGGCCGCCGCCGTCGGTGACGCCTGCTGCTACCTGATCGGACGGCTCGTCGGGACCCGGCGATGGCGGTGGATGCGCGCGCCGCGCGTGTGGCAGGCGCTGGACGGCGCCAGACGGCGCCTCGACCGCGGCGCGGCCACGGTGCTGTTCACGGCGCGCTTCGTGCCCTTCGCGCGGCTCGCGGTGAACCTCGTCGCCGGAGCCTCGCGTGTGCGACCCCTGCGCTACTTCCCCCTGGTGGTCGTCGCGGCGACCGGGTGGGCGGTGTACCAGGCCGCGGTCGGCGCCCTGATCGCCGCGGTGCTCCCCGGCGGGCCGCTGGTCGCGGTGCCGGTGTCGATCGTCGTGGCCGTGGCGCTCGGACTCGCTGTGGACCGGGTCGCCGCGCGACGCCGCGGCCGACTCCCCGCGCGCGACGACGGTGCCCTAGGCTCGGGGGCATGA
- a CDS encoding GDSL-type esterase/lipase family protein, whose amino-acid sequence MRVAIVTESFLPHMNGVTGSVMQILRHLERRGHEAQVIAPAAEGMPRELHGARITAVPSMPLPGYRDVRVGASAPARIIASWADFRPDVVHLASPFALGWRGVLAAERQGVAAVAAYQTDVVSYAERYRVAATAGIAQAHVTRLHRRATLTLAPSAESARQLAQLGVDRLRRWGRGVDAERFHPTRRDPALRARWGEQTVIGYVGRLAPEKQVEDLAVLAGIPGTRLVVVGDGPSRARLQHLLPDALFLGHLDGDALAAALASFDVFVHPGESETFGQTLQEAHASGVPVVATGRGGPLDLVRSGVDGWLYPPGDLRELRRRVGELATDAHTRRAFGRAGHESVQARSWAAVGDQLLGHFAEAEELHRTDAAARARRLVRPEPTPPVPPARWRRYVALGDSLTEGLCDPGADGALRGWADRLALLLAARGGLHYANLAIRSKRVQDVCGEQLERALELRPDLVSILVGANDLVKYRAPVPTLAAQVEGAIVRLRAGGAEVVLVTPFLPGRRAAALYARRFAAFATALAGVAARTGAILIDTDLHPALAERPHWGEDLVHLSSRGHRFLAYRVGEVLGVPHAEALGALDAVLHEHESIGAGAWWRRYALPWVWRRLHGRAAGDGRRAKHDDYVYLGRSSVERGAPVG is encoded by the coding sequence GTGAGAGTCGCGATCGTCACCGAGTCCTTCCTTCCGCACATGAACGGCGTGACCGGATCCGTGATGCAGATCCTCCGCCATCTCGAGCGCCGTGGACACGAGGCGCAGGTCATCGCGCCGGCGGCGGAGGGCATGCCGCGCGAGCTCCACGGCGCGCGGATCACGGCGGTGCCGAGCATGCCCCTTCCCGGCTACCGCGACGTGCGGGTGGGCGCGTCCGCCCCGGCGCGGATCATCGCGAGCTGGGCCGACTTCCGACCGGACGTGGTGCACCTGGCGTCGCCGTTCGCCCTCGGGTGGCGGGGCGTGCTCGCGGCGGAGCGGCAGGGAGTCGCCGCGGTGGCCGCATACCAGACCGATGTCGTGTCCTACGCCGAGCGCTACCGCGTGGCCGCGACAGCGGGGATCGCGCAGGCACACGTCACCCGGCTCCACCGGCGGGCCACCCTGACGCTGGCTCCGTCTGCCGAGTCCGCCCGACAGCTCGCTCAGCTCGGCGTCGACCGCCTCCGCCGCTGGGGGAGAGGCGTGGACGCGGAGCGGTTCCATCCGACGCGCCGCGACCCCGCTCTGCGTGCACGGTGGGGTGAGCAGACCGTGATCGGCTATGTCGGGCGTCTGGCCCCGGAGAAGCAGGTGGAAGACCTGGCCGTGCTCGCCGGGATCCCCGGTACCCGTCTCGTCGTGGTCGGCGACGGCCCGAGCCGTGCGCGCCTGCAGCACCTGCTCCCTGACGCCCTGTTCCTGGGCCACCTCGACGGCGACGCGCTCGCCGCGGCCCTGGCGTCGTTCGACGTGTTCGTGCACCCGGGGGAGAGCGAGACCTTCGGGCAGACTCTGCAGGAGGCGCACGCGAGCGGCGTCCCCGTGGTCGCGACGGGGCGCGGGGGACCGCTCGACCTCGTACGCAGCGGAGTCGACGGCTGGCTCTACCCTCCCGGTGACCTGCGGGAGCTGCGCCGGCGCGTGGGCGAGCTCGCGACCGATGCGCACACGCGGCGCGCGTTCGGCCGCGCCGGTCACGAGAGCGTCCAGGCGCGCAGCTGGGCGGCCGTCGGGGATCAGCTCCTCGGGCACTTCGCGGAGGCCGAGGAGCTGCACAGGACGGACGCGGCGGCGCGAGCCCGTCGGCTCGTGAGGCCCGAGCCCACGCCACCCGTGCCGCCGGCGCGCTGGCGCAGATACGTCGCGCTGGGCGACTCGCTGACGGAGGGACTGTGCGACCCGGGCGCGGATGGGGCGCTGCGGGGCTGGGCCGACCGACTGGCGCTGCTGCTCGCGGCGCGGGGCGGGTTGCACTACGCCAACCTCGCCATCCGGTCGAAGCGCGTGCAGGACGTCTGCGGGGAGCAGCTCGAGCGCGCGCTGGAGCTCCGACCCGACCTGGTCTCGATCCTCGTGGGCGCGAACGACCTCGTGAAGTACCGTGCCCCCGTGCCGACGCTCGCGGCACAGGTCGAGGGCGCGATCGTGCGACTGCGCGCCGGCGGCGCCGAGGTCGTGCTGGTGACGCCCTTCCTCCCCGGACGACGCGCGGCAGCCCTGTACGCGCGACGCTTCGCAGCTTTCGCGACCGCGCTCGCCGGGGTGGCCGCGCGGACCGGCGCCATCCTGATCGACACCGACCTGCATCCCGCGCTCGCGGAGCGACCGCACTGGGGGGAGGATCTCGTGCACCTCAGCAGTCGCGGGCACCGGTTCCTCGCCTATCGCGTCGGCGAGGTGCTCGGGGTGCCCCATGCCGAGGCCCTCGGCGCGCTCGACGCCGTGCTGCACGAGCACGAGTCGATCGGAGCCGGTGCGTGGTGGCGGCGGTACGCGCTGCCGTGGGTATGGCGTCGCCTGCACGGGAGGGCCGCGGGTGACGGCCGCCGCGCCAAGCACGACGACTACGTCTACCTCGGTCGCTCGTCCGTCGAGCGCGGCGCGCCGGTGGGCTGA
- a CDS encoding UDP-glucose dehydrogenase family protein — MRMSVIGCGYLGAVHAAAMASLGHEVIGVDVDEGRVAALSRGQAPFFEPQLDDLLASGRAAGRLRFGTRIEDAAGATVHFLAVGTPQQPHGPAADLRFVDAAVDALLPHLRPGDVVAGKSTVPVGTAARLAGLVHDRGATLAWNPEFLREGWAVHDTLTPDRIVVGADSGAAGERAVAVLRDVYRAAIEAGTPFLATDLATAELVKGAANAFLATKISFINAMAEIAEAADADIALLAEALGHDTRIGPRYLGSGIGFGGGCLPKDIRAFAARAEELGRREAVGFLHEVDAINLRRRDRAVQLVVDALAGRVFGRRIAVLGAAFKPFSDDVRDSPALDVAVRLRGLGADVVVTDPAAIDNARALHPQLGYTSDRDEALRGADAVVVVTEWDEYRRALSPAHAGSLVRGRVVVDGRNCLDAAAWRAAGWTYRGMGRR, encoded by the coding sequence ATGCGCATGTCAGTGATCGGATGCGGGTACCTCGGGGCCGTGCACGCCGCGGCCATGGCATCGCTCGGACACGAGGTGATCGGCGTCGACGTCGACGAGGGCCGCGTGGCTGCGCTCTCCCGCGGGCAGGCCCCGTTCTTCGAGCCGCAGTTGGACGACCTCCTCGCGTCGGGTCGGGCGGCAGGGCGCCTCCGCTTCGGCACCCGCATCGAGGACGCGGCAGGCGCGACCGTGCACTTCCTCGCCGTCGGCACGCCGCAGCAGCCGCACGGCCCGGCCGCTGACCTGCGCTTCGTGGACGCCGCCGTCGACGCGCTGCTCCCTCACCTGCGCCCCGGCGACGTGGTGGCGGGCAAGTCCACGGTTCCCGTCGGCACCGCCGCGCGTCTCGCCGGACTCGTGCACGACCGCGGAGCGACGCTGGCGTGGAACCCCGAGTTCCTCCGGGAGGGCTGGGCCGTGCACGACACCCTGACCCCCGATCGGATCGTGGTGGGGGCGGACAGCGGGGCAGCGGGCGAGCGCGCCGTCGCGGTCCTGCGCGACGTGTACCGTGCCGCGATCGAGGCGGGAACCCCCTTCCTCGCGACCGACCTCGCCACCGCCGAGCTGGTGAAGGGAGCGGCCAACGCCTTCCTCGCCACCAAGATCTCGTTCATCAATGCCATGGCCGAGATCGCCGAGGCCGCGGACGCCGACATCGCCCTGCTCGCGGAGGCGCTCGGCCACGACACGCGCATCGGGCCACGCTACCTCGGCTCCGGCATCGGATTCGGCGGCGGCTGCCTGCCCAAGGACATCCGGGCGTTCGCGGCGCGCGCGGAGGAGCTCGGTCGGCGCGAGGCCGTGGGCTTCCTGCACGAGGTGGACGCGATCAACCTCCGCCGCAGAGACCGCGCGGTGCAGCTCGTGGTCGACGCCCTCGCCGGACGGGTGTTCGGCCGCCGGATCGCGGTGCTCGGTGCCGCGTTCAAACCCTTCAGCGACGACGTGCGCGACTCCCCTGCGCTCGATGTCGCCGTGCGCCTGCGCGGCCTCGGCGCCGACGTCGTGGTCACCGACCCCGCGGCGATCGACAACGCCAGGGCCCTGCACCCGCAGCTGGGATACACGAGCGACCGGGACGAGGCCCTCCGCGGGGCCGACGCCGTGGTGGTCGTGACGGAGTGGGACGAGTACCGGCGTGCGCTCTCCCCCGCGCATGCGGGGTCGCTCGTGCGCGGACGAGTCGTGGTCGACGGCCGCAACTGCCTCGACGCCGCGGCGTGGCGTGCGGCCGGTTGGACGTACCGCGGCATGGGTCGTCGCTGA
- a CDS encoding polyribonucleotide nucleotidyltransferase has product MEGPEITATEAVLDNGRFGTRTIRFETGRLAQQAQGAVAAYLDGETMLLSATSAGKHPREGFDFFPLTVDVEERSYAAGKIPGSFFRREGRPSTEAILVCRLIDRPLRPSFVDGLRNEVQIVITVLSIAPGEFYDALAINAASASTQISGLPFSGPVAGVRLAFIPGHGEHADQWVAFPTAEQVSEAVFDLIVAGRVVTKADGSEDVAIMMVEAEATEGSWNLIKAGATKPDESVVAQGLEASKPFIAQLVKAQAELAATASKEPGVYPVFPAYSDEVYDFVSERAFAELSDVYQIADKTERQNADDAIKERVKAELIEATEAGSLPAAAPLEFSAAYKSVTKKIVRGRILTEGTRIDGRGLADIRPLDAEVQVIPRVHGSAIFQRGETQIMGVTTLNMLKMEQQIDSLSPTTSKRYMHHYNFPPYSTGETGRVGSPKRREIGHGFLAERALVPVLPSREEFPYAIRQVSEALSSNGSTSMGSVCASTLSLLNAGVPLRAPVAGIAMGLVSDEVNGETRYAALTDILGAEDALGDMDFKVAGTSEFVTAIQLDTKLDGIPSSVLAGALTQAKDARLTILNVLNAAIDAPDEMAPTAPRVISVQIPVDKIGELIGPKGKTINAIQDETGAQISIEEDGTVYIGATDGPSAEAARAQVNAIANPTNPEVGEQFLGTVVKIATFGAFISLLPGKDGLLHVTEVRKLAGGKRVENVEDVLSVGQKILVKITKIDDRGKLSLEPVLDDAPAAEQAPSDEAAAE; this is encoded by the coding sequence TTGGAAGGTCCTGAAATCACCGCCACCGAGGCCGTTCTCGACAACGGCCGCTTCGGCACCCGCACCATCCGCTTCGAGACCGGCCGCCTCGCGCAGCAGGCTCAGGGCGCTGTCGCCGCCTACCTCGACGGCGAGACCATGCTCCTCTCGGCCACCAGCGCGGGCAAGCACCCGCGCGAGGGCTTCGACTTCTTCCCGCTGACGGTCGACGTCGAGGAGCGGTCCTACGCCGCCGGCAAGATCCCCGGCTCGTTCTTCCGTCGTGAGGGTCGTCCCTCCACGGAGGCGATCCTGGTCTGCCGTCTGATCGACCGTCCGCTGCGTCCGTCGTTCGTCGACGGCCTGCGCAACGAGGTCCAGATCGTCATCACGGTCCTCTCGATCGCGCCGGGCGAGTTCTACGACGCGCTGGCGATCAACGCCGCGTCCGCGTCGACCCAGATCTCGGGCCTGCCGTTCTCCGGCCCCGTCGCCGGTGTGCGCCTCGCGTTCATCCCCGGCCACGGCGAGCACGCCGACCAGTGGGTCGCGTTCCCGACGGCCGAGCAGGTGTCGGAGGCCGTGTTTGACCTGATCGTTGCCGGTCGCGTTGTCACCAAGGCCGACGGCTCCGAAGACGTCGCGATCATGATGGTCGAGGCCGAGGCGACCGAGGGCAGCTGGAACCTGATCAAGGCGGGCGCCACCAAGCCCGACGAGAGCGTCGTGGCCCAGGGCCTCGAGGCCTCGAAGCCGTTCATCGCCCAGCTCGTGAAGGCACAGGCCGAGCTCGCCGCCACGGCGTCGAAGGAGCCGGGCGTCTACCCGGTCTTCCCGGCCTACAGCGATGAGGTCTACGACTTCGTGTCCGAGCGCGCGTTCGCCGAGCTGAGCGACGTCTACCAGATCGCCGACAAGACCGAGCGCCAGAACGCCGACGACGCCATCAAGGAGCGCGTCAAGGCCGAGCTCATCGAGGCCACCGAGGCGGGCTCGCTCCCGGCCGCGGCCCCGCTGGAGTTCTCCGCCGCGTACAAGTCGGTCACGAAGAAGATCGTCCGCGGGCGCATCCTCACCGAGGGCACCCGCATCGACGGCCGCGGGCTGGCGGACATCCGCCCGCTCGACGCCGAGGTGCAGGTCATCCCGCGCGTGCACGGCTCTGCGATCTTCCAGCGCGGCGAGACCCAGATCATGGGTGTCACCACGCTGAACATGCTCAAGATGGAGCAGCAGATCGACTCGCTGTCGCCCACGACCAGCAAGCGCTACATGCACCACTACAACTTCCCGCCCTACTCGACCGGTGAGACCGGCCGCGTGGGTTCGCCGAAGCGTCGCGAGATCGGGCACGGCTTCCTCGCCGAGCGCGCCCTCGTGCCGGTGCTGCCGAGCCGCGAGGAGTTCCCGTACGCGATCCGTCAGGTGTCCGAGGCGCTGAGCTCCAACGGCTCGACCTCGATGGGCTCCGTGTGCGCCTCGACCCTCTCGCTGCTGAACGCGGGTGTGCCGCTGCGCGCTCCCGTCGCCGGCATCGCGATGGGCCTGGTCTCCGACGAGGTGAACGGGGAGACCCGTTACGCCGCGCTGACCGACATCCTGGGTGCGGAGGACGCGCTCGGCGACATGGACTTCAAGGTCGCCGGTACGAGCGAGTTCGTCACCGCCATCCAGCTCGACACGAAGCTCGACGGCATCCCGTCGTCGGTGCTCGCCGGCGCGCTGACCCAGGCCAAGGACGCCCGTCTGACGATCCTCAACGTCCTGAACGCCGCGATCGACGCTCCCGACGAGATGGCGCCCACCGCGCCGCGCGTCATCAGCGTGCAGATCCCGGTCGACAAGATCGGTGAGCTGATCGGCCCGAAGGGCAAGACGATCAACGCGATCCAGGACGAGACCGGTGCGCAGATCTCCATCGAGGAGGACGGCACCGTCTACATCGGCGCGACCGACGGCCCCTCGGCCGAGGCCGCCCGTGCCCAGGTGAACGCGATCGCCAACCCCACCAACCCGGAGGTCGGCGAGCAGTTCCTCGGCACCGTCGTGAAGATCGCCACGTTCGGCGCCTTCATCTCGTTGCTGCCCGGCAAGGACGGCCTGCTGCACGTCACCGAGGTGCGCAAGCTCGCCGGTGGCAAGCGCGTGGAGAACGTCGAAGACGTCCTCTCGGTCGGTCAGAAGATCCTCGTCAAGATCACGAAGATCGACGACCGCGGCAAGCTCTCGCTGGAGCCCGTGCTCGACGACGCCCCGGCCGCTGAGCAGGCGCCGTCGGACGAGGCCGCGGCGGAGTAA